From the Ancylothrix sp. D3o genome, one window contains:
- a CDS encoding Uma2 family endonuclease, with the protein MNPVILNLENVELTDEQFYKICRNNENWKLERTAKGEIIIMSPVGGISGGREAGFIAKLWLWNDQTKLGIVFSSSTIFRLPKGGDRSPDCAWISLERWQTLTPQQQESFPPICPDFVIELRSKTDSLKPLQEKMQEYLNSGLKLGWLINPQQQQVEIYRPNTQTEIRQLPTTLSGEETLPNFTLEIPEF; encoded by the coding sequence ATGAACCCAGTTATCCTCAACCTAGAAAACGTCGAATTAACCGACGAACAATTTTACAAAATCTGCCGAAACAACGAAAACTGGAAACTCGAACGCACAGCAAAAGGAGAAATCATCATCATGTCACCCGTAGGCGGAATTAGCGGCGGAAGAGAAGCCGGTTTTATAGCAAAATTATGGTTATGGAATGACCAAACAAAACTAGGAATTGTTTTCAGTTCCTCCACCATATTTCGCTTACCAAAAGGCGGTGATCGTTCCCCCGATTGCGCTTGGATATCCCTAGAAAGATGGCAAACCTTAACCCCCCAACAACAAGAAAGCTTCCCCCCAATATGCCCCGATTTTGTCATAGAATTACGCTCAAAAACCGACAGCCTTAAACCCCTCCAAGAAAAAATGCAAGAATACCTAAACAGCGGCTTAAAACTAGGCTGGCTAATCAATCCTCAACAGCAACAAGTAGAAATTTATCGCCCCAACACTCAAACCGAAATTCGCCAATTACCCACAACTTTATCAGGAGAAGAAACCCTCCCCAACTTTACCCTAGAAATTCCCGAATTTTAA
- a CDS encoding methylenetetrahydrofolate reductase has translation MIQTPPAPTNRFRQAIRNKEFLITAEITPPKGGDFSHTITVAKPLKNRVHAVNITDGSRAVMRMSSLAACAILHQHGIEPICQFACRDRNKIALQADLMGAHALGIRNILALTGDPVKAGDHPDARPVFELESVRLLKLIDKLNQGFDSNDKILPDGNLDLFAGAAIDPQSPSWSGLKGRFEKKITAGAQFFQSQLVCDFDRLEKFMNYIAAGSDKPILAGIFLIKSAKNAQFLNKNVPGISIPQDIIDRLAQAQDPLREGMKIAAEQIQMAKQLCQGVHLMVIKREDLIPEILDMAGIAPVDSM, from the coding sequence ATGATACAAACACCACCGGCACCCACAAATCGATTTCGTCAAGCCATCCGCAACAAAGAATTCCTGATTACCGCCGAAATTACCCCCCCAAAAGGCGGCGACTTTTCCCATACAATAACCGTCGCCAAACCCCTCAAAAATCGCGTCCATGCCGTCAATATCACCGACGGAAGCCGGGCAGTCATGCGGATGTCTTCCCTCGCCGCCTGCGCGATTTTACATCAACACGGCATCGAACCCATCTGTCAATTTGCCTGCCGTGACCGCAATAAAATTGCATTACAAGCCGACTTAATGGGCGCCCATGCTTTAGGAATTCGCAACATATTAGCCCTCACCGGCGACCCCGTAAAAGCAGGAGATCATCCCGATGCTAGACCTGTTTTTGAATTAGAATCAGTGCGTTTATTAAAATTAATAGATAAACTCAATCAAGGCTTTGATAGCAACGATAAAATCCTGCCTGATGGAAACCTAGATTTATTTGCCGGTGCCGCCATCGATCCACAAAGTCCAAGTTGGTCAGGATTAAAAGGCCGGTTTGAGAAAAAAATAACAGCCGGTGCCCAATTTTTCCAAAGTCAATTAGTTTGTGACTTTGACCGGCTCGAAAAATTTATGAATTACATAGCAGCCGGTTCAGACAAACCAATTTTAGCCGGCATCTTCTTAATTAAATCCGCAAAAAACGCCCAATTTTTAAACAAAAACGTCCCCGGTATCAGCATACCCCAAGACATCATAGATCGCCTAGCTCAAGCCCAAGATCCCCTCCGAGAAGGCATGAAAATAGCCGCCGAACAAATACAAATGGCAAAACAACTTTGTCAAGGCGTACATTTGATGGTAATTAAACGCGAAGACTTAATCCCAGAAATATTAGACATGGCAGGAATAGCGCCGGTAGACAGTATGTAG
- the trpS gene encoding tryptophan--tRNA ligase, which translates to MAKQRVLSGVQPTGNLHLGNYLGAIRNWVDGQNQYDNYFCVVDLHAITAPHNPATLASDTYTIAALYLACGIDLQHSTIFIQSHIPAHAELTWLFNCITPINWLEDMIQFKEKAIKQGQNVNTGLLDYPVLMAADILLYEPDKVPVGEDQKQHIELTRDIVDRFNHLFATPKEPVLKSPDALIRKDGARVMSLTDGTKKMSKSDPSEQSRINLLDTPDEIAKKIKRCKTDPIRGLTFDDPDRPEARNLLTLYMILSGKTKEEVSAECADMGWGQFKPLLTETTIQALQPIRQKYKEVMDEKGYLENILKEGREKAAEVANATLTKVKKAMGYSLPV; encoded by the coding sequence ATGGCAAAACAGCGTGTACTCTCCGGCGTACAACCCACCGGCAACTTACATTTAGGCAACTACCTCGGCGCCATCCGCAACTGGGTAGACGGACAAAACCAGTACGACAACTACTTCTGCGTCGTAGACTTACACGCCATCACCGCCCCCCACAACCCCGCCACCCTCGCCAGCGACACCTACACCATCGCCGCCCTATACCTCGCCTGTGGCATCGATTTACAACACTCCACCATATTCATACAATCCCACATTCCAGCCCACGCAGAACTAACCTGGCTATTCAACTGCATCACCCCCATCAACTGGCTGGAAGACATGATCCAATTCAAAGAAAAAGCCATCAAACAAGGGCAAAACGTAAACACCGGCCTCCTAGATTATCCCGTCTTAATGGCCGCTGATATACTATTATATGAACCCGATAAAGTGCCGGTTGGAGAAGATCAAAAACAACACATCGAATTAACCCGCGATATTGTAGACAGATTTAACCATTTATTCGCCACCCCAAAAGAACCCGTTTTAAAATCACCCGACGCCTTAATACGCAAAGACGGCGCACGAGTAATGAGTTTAACAGACGGCACCAAAAAAATGTCAAAATCCGATCCTTCCGAACAAAGCCGCATCAACTTACTCGACACGCCCGACGAAATCGCCAAAAAAATTAAACGCTGCAAAACCGACCCCATACGCGGCTTAACCTTCGATGACCCAGACCGGCCCGAAGCGAGAAACCTACTAACATTATACATGATATTGTCTGGCAAAACAAAAGAGGAAGTAAGCGCCGAATGTGCAGACATGGGATGGGGACAATTCAAACCATTACTAACAGAAACCACCATCCAAGCCCTCCAACCAATTCGGCAGAAATATAAAGAAGTAATGGACGAAAAAGGCTATCTGGAAAACATCTTAAAAGAAGGCAGAGAAAAAGCCGCCGAAGTCGCCAACGCAACCCTAACCAAAGTCAAAAAAGCAATGGGATATTCCTTGCCGGTGTAA
- a CDS encoding CHAT domain-containing protein, which produces MNNSEEYLILIADLLECQSGEGEKQLLQSKPELLDTDFLQAMKAVAQLMENRGNTNEAIRLRNLAGQLNNYTPVSVEDKFNFLMQVWQTTLDSSGDSSDNRRQIVYPILKANLDKLDWVLLKIWRSWSQETLGKEEQNKAVLTAVYILNFSTLIDQFPLGNRAINLEIAIAGYENALTVFSREAYPVLWAMTHCNLAGAYIDRIEGKRSENLEEARKCCQAALELYTRDAYPENWANTQIILGAAYSYRIEGKRSENLEEARKCCQAALEVYTRDAYPILWAMTQNNLAGAYIDRIEGKRSENLEEARKCCQAALELYTRDAYPENWANTQIILGAAYSYTIEDKRSENLEEARKCYQAALEVYTRDAYPEKWAMTQHNLGAAYRNRIEGKRSENLEEARKCYQAALEVCTRHAYPQNWAMTQQNLGNAYRDRIEGKRSENLQEARKCYQAALEVRTPHAYPEDWAITQENLAYTYGYLGKIDLLIRGLHSALEIFTPIGYPLDCLRVGRNLGNTGFENQRWEDAIKGYGDAIEAVEILRNWEKTEQDKQKFLEDSLYIYNNMIQACINAGKIELAIETIERNKARSLVELLVNRDVYPRGDFSPEILKKLDNLRGQIVSEQQRLSQTFRTELSNPTTDENNPTGSRQLSATTPQQTENPQQILVALQQELQDFIQQEITPKDPEFILTQKVAHIKFADITALLDDSTVILEWHLSNESFHVFIITKNHAPRHWHSSTEELQALNAFKDEYLDAYKKDKKQWLNNLDQRLETLAKTICIDEILAEIPEENPQKPKYTQVILVCDSFINMFPLHALKLANKNTAENKITYLIDRFPQGVRYAPSCQILAVRIKNQKQQNQTQNFALQNLFGIANPTEDLDYTEVEVSAIQSKFTPREVLLRKDATKKAITRDRLKDKEWLHFSCHGSFSFENWQTAIILAGAVLRAGGGGLKSSEHRFMEWRDGTTVDLEKCIRLWELFNYDLRKCNLVMLSACETGLGDFSSKTQGYISLATGFLYAGSGSVVNTLWAVYDFSSAILAIRFYDDLEKNQGNKPVNLVMNEAQKWLRDVETKDFLEWLERVDINPEIKNPMIDKLYRNSDTYKPFSKSQYWAPFCAVG; this is translated from the coding sequence ATGAACAACAGTGAAGAATATCTTATATTGATTGCAGACTTGCTGGAATGCCAAAGCGGAGAAGGAGAAAAACAGCTTTTGCAGTCAAAACCAGAATTGCTAGATACCGATTTTTTGCAAGCAATGAAAGCAGTAGCTCAACTGATGGAAAACCGGGGAAATACAAATGAGGCAATTAGGTTAAGAAATTTAGCAGGGCAATTAAATAATTATACTCCCGTATCGGTGGAGGATAAGTTTAACTTTTTGATGCAGGTATGGCAGACAACTTTAGATAGTAGTGGAGATAGTAGTGACAATCGGCGGCAAATTGTCTATCCTATACTGAAGGCAAATTTGGATAAATTAGATTGGGTTTTACTGAAGATTTGGCGCTCGTGGAGTCAGGAAACACTAGGCAAGGAGGAGCAAAATAAAGCGGTATTAACTGCTGTATATATTTTGAATTTTAGTACCTTAATTGACCAATTCCCGCTAGGCAACCGAGCTATTAATTTAGAGATAGCAATTGCCGGGTATGAAAATGCTTTAACGGTTTTTAGCCGCGAAGCCTATCCTGTACTGTGGGCAATGACGCACTGTAATTTGGCGGGTGCTTACATTGACAGAATAGAAGGCAAGCGCAGTGAGAATCTCGAAGAGGCTAGAAAATGCTGTCAAGCTGCTTTGGAACTCTACACCCGTGATGCCTATCCTGAAAATTGGGCAAATACGCAAATTATTTTGGGAGCTGCTTACAGTTACAGAATAGAAGGCAAGCGAAGTGAGAATCTCGAAGAGGCTAGAAAATGCTGTCAAGCTGCTTTGGAAGTCTACACCCGTGATGCCTATCCTATACTGTGGGCAATGACGCAAAATAATTTGGCGGGTGCTTACATTGACAGAATAGAAGGCAAGCGCAGTGAGAATCTCGAAGAGGCTAGAAAATGCTGTCAAGCTGCTTTGGAACTCTACACCCGTGATGCCTATCCTGAAAATTGGGCAAATACGCAAATTATTTTGGGAGCTGCTTACAGTTACACAATAGAAGACAAGCGAAGTGAGAATCTCGAAGAGGCTAGAAAATGCTATCAAGCTGCTTTGGAAGTCTACACCCGTGATGCCTATCCTGAAAAGTGGGCAATGACGCAACATAATTTGGGAGCTGCTTACAGAAACAGAATAGAAGGCAAGCGCAGTGAGAATCTCGAAGAGGCTAGAAAATGCTATCAAGCTGCTTTGGAAGTCTGCACCCGTCATGCTTATCCTCAAAACTGGGCAATGACACAACAGAATTTGGGAAATGCTTATAGAGATAGAATAGAAGGCAAGCGCAGTGAGAATCTTCAAGAGGCTAGAAAATGCTATCAAGCTGCTTTGGAAGTACGCACCCCTCATGCCTATCCTGAAGATTGGGCAATTACTCAAGAAAATTTAGCATATACTTATGGATATTTAGGAAAAATTGACTTACTAATTCGTGGCTTACACTCAGCCCTAGAAATCTTCACCCCCATCGGCTATCCTCTTGATTGCCTCAGAGTAGGGCGAAATTTAGGAAACACCGGCTTTGAAAATCAACGCTGGGAAGATGCCATAAAAGGTTACGGCGATGCCATAGAAGCCGTTGAAATTCTCCGTAATTGGGAAAAAACAGAACAAGATAAACAGAAATTTTTAGAAGATTCCCTCTATATCTATAACAACATGATTCAAGCCTGCATCAATGCAGGTAAAATAGAACTAGCCATCGAAACTATTGAACGCAACAAAGCTCGCAGTTTAGTTGAATTACTTGTTAACCGCGACGTTTACCCCAGAGGCGACTTTTCACCAGAAATCCTCAAAAAACTCGACAACTTACGCGGGCAAATTGTCAGTGAGCAACAGCGACTCAGCCAAACTTTCCGCACAGAATTATCAAACCCCACCACAGACGAAAATAACCCCACCGGCAGCCGGCAACTCAGCGCTACCACGCCACAACAAACCGAAAATCCCCAACAAATTTTAGTTGCCCTCCAACAAGAATTACAAGACTTTATCCAGCAAGAAATCACCCCAAAAGATCCTGAATTTATCCTCACCCAAAAAGTCGCCCATATCAAGTTTGCAGACATCACCGCTTTACTGGATGATTCCACAGTGATTTTAGAATGGCATCTCAGCAATGAAAGTTTTCACGTTTTCATCATTACCAAAAACCACGCACCCCGTCACTGGCACTCATCCACTGAAGAATTACAAGCCTTAAATGCCTTTAAAGATGAGTATCTCGACGCTTACAAAAAAGATAAAAAACAATGGCTTAACAATTTAGATCAACGCCTGGAAACCCTCGCCAAAACTATCTGCATAGACGAGATTTTAGCCGAGATTCCAGAAGAAAACCCGCAAAAACCCAAATACACCCAAGTTATTTTAGTGTGCGACAGTTTCATAAATATGTTTCCGTTGCACGCCTTAAAACTTGCCAACAAAAACACCGCAGAAAATAAAATAACTTACTTGATAGATCGTTTCCCGCAGGGAGTACGCTATGCACCAAGCTGTCAAATTTTGGCTGTCAGAATCAAAAACCAAAAACAGCAAAATCAAACTCAAAATTTTGCCCTACAAAACTTATTTGGCATTGCTAACCCCACAGAAGATTTAGACTATACGGAGGTAGAAGTAAGCGCCATTCAAAGCAAATTTACGCCCAGAGAAGTGCTATTGCGGAAAGATGCCACAAAAAAAGCGATAACAAGGGATCGTTTAAAAGATAAAGAGTGGCTGCATTTTTCTTGTCACGGCAGTTTTAGCTTTGAAAACTGGCAAACTGCGATTATTTTAGCCGGTGCCGTTTTGCGAGCCGGTGGGGGTGGCTTAAAATCAAGTGAACACCGGTTTATGGAGTGGCGAGATGGCACAACAGTTGACTTAGAAAAATGTATCCGTCTCTGGGAATTGTTTAACTATGACTTGCGAAAATGCAATTTAGTGATGCTTTCTGCCTGTGAAACCGGCTTAGGTGATTTTAGCTCTAAAACCCAAGGATACATTAGTTTAGCCACAGGTTTTTTATATGCCGGTTCTGGTAGTGTTGTCAATACTTTATGGGCGGTTTATGATTTTTCTTCAGCGATTTTAGCTATCAGGTTTTACGATGATTTGGAGAAAAACCAAGGTAATAAGCCGGTTAATTTGGTAATGAATGAGGCGCAGAAATGGCTAAGGGATGTGGAGACAAAAGATTTTTTGGAATGGTTAGAGAGGGTAGATATAAATCCTGAAATCAAAAATCCTATGATAGACAAACTCTATCGGAACTCTGACACTTACAAGCCTTTTAGTAAATCCCAATATTGGGCTCCTTTTTGTGCCGTTGGCTAA